The Naumovozyma dairenensis CBS 421 chromosome 2, complete genome genome segment gataatggatTACCCTTTGTTGTTAAGtatgaatatgataataagaGGATTCCACCACTTAAGAGAGTTAAGCTTACGTCTCTCGAATGGAAAGATGATGAATGCCTTGAAGAAGACGATGTATCGTTCAAATGTTTAGAGTTATGagttgaaaaatatgatcTTTCTACTATCAGTTTGTTCAAAGCAGATGATTTTTTTCGTAAGATATTTCTTGAGATGTATCTTGTAGTTCTTCGTAACAATAGTTGGTTCAACGGTGACATAGTGAAGGGCGTTGTTTGAAACCTATTGATAGTTTAATTGTTTTCAACAATGCTAAAAAATAGAAGTACTTTGCTTCTATGCATTTATTCCTTATGAACTCTTTGGCTGTATGAAGAGATATTTAACAATAATTGACTTTACTTATTAAAAAATCTGCGTATTTTTAAGCTACTTAGTTAGATACATACTGATCACCGATAAATGGACCCAGTGACATTTTGTGTAATAATGACCATGTCAAGTAGATTTATGAGGGAACCCTGATGAAGAACAGCAAAGATGATAGTAGAACGTCAAGGAAATAAGAGTAAACTAAGTATTACTTTAGCTCGTAATATCTACGCTTCTTATATATGCAATGGATTTCTTTAGCACCAAGAATTTCTTCAGAACTGACATCCACTTTCAACTTTTGTTTTGCCACTAGGAGGCCACGGGATCAATaattatgattatttgTATTGCATCCAGTTAATGAGAGCCTCCATTAGTGGAAGTAAGTTTTGCATAGACGAATGAAACTACAGAAATGAAGCCCATTGCTTGAGTAGCGTTAAACTCATCAAAGATTCACTTCATACAAGAGCCTCGCGATGGACATAATAACCACGATGGTCATAAATAACTACAATGGTCCTCTTGAAGAATCCTTCTTGAACCATATCAATGCTGGACTAGAGCATTATACACTTGAGCATTTTACTACTTTGCGtaaatttctttttgtaaACCAACTTTAAGTGAAATGTTATTCTAAATAAGTGATAGCTTTATGGATACAGTTTAAAAGTTGGGTCCATTACTGATGCCTCTTTACtcaatgaagaaaattacGTATAATGCAAACATGATGAGGTGATGATAAGAAAACCATAAGAACAAATATGGAGATAGTTATGTTAAATGAACTATTTCCACAGCAAGATATACAGATACatataaaagaaagagatGCAACTACATGGTACAAGGCCAGAGAACGACTAACTCTAGCTTATAATGCTTggaaaagattaaaattgcttttgataataatattgaaaacagTTCGCAACAGATTCAGTAGTTTAACATCTATTTTATATGCTATAAATTCATCTATTGTGGTGGATTACTATTAGAATCGTTCATTTAAAGTTCAGCACTACGCGAATAATCTCTTTAAAAGTAAGTGTATAATAGAATTTTTAGAACGATCATTATCACAAGTAGCACTTATAGCTAATCTAACAAATTAATCAAACGATAAAAGTATGTTTGAGTAAAATATAAAGGGCTATTTAATCAAATGCATGGAGAATCGGATTGTTGCATTCAATGTGTCCTTTTAGAATTCAATCAGACCTTCTGAACAATCCTCAGCACTCCTTTCGTACCCATGGAACATAATTGCATGTATTTTAACAGCGGTTGTAATCTAACTGGTAATTTCATGTGTGACCAAGGTAAAGCGTTCGAATCTGCAATCAGAGAAGGACATGGCAAAGAGGCAATTACTTGTGTCACTCATTTGTCTAAGAATTTAATCAGGAACGCAAAGGGGAGAGTGATAGAGGCATTCCAGGCAGCAACCCACACACTTGATCCGCAAGTATATGGGGAATCTATCAACgaattgataaaaaaatttccagaaaataaaaggaATTCCGGTAATTCGACTTTCAAGAAACTCACTCAAAGCCCACGATCCTTTTCCAGATTGAAACGTGACTGCCCTCATTGGGAAATATTTACTACAAATCCTGTTGAACAATCCCATTCAATTATAAAGGTGTTGAAAAGAGAGAGTCTCGTGAACATGATAGTGAATTTAACATCCTGCCAAATTAGTTGCCATAATAGACTTTTCCTGAACCCACATTTTCAGGCTCCGCCGATATACCTTCCATTGCTAATACGTCCCCATTTGAGTTGAATGCTTCAGCATCCTCAATCAGCAACTAATGTGAGTGATCTGTATTTAATAcgtttttttttcttgggCGCCTTTCATTCCATTTCGTTGAAAATATGTACTCAAAGttttcatattttcttaCCCTAAACCTAATGACAAATTTAAACATAACCCTCTCTTTATTTGCCTTCCCTGGGTAATCCCTAGGGTtgctttttctttctttctttttgagTTTTTTGAGGGAAAAGGGAAAAAATACAGAAAAATGGCGCAGGAAACCCGCAGGGAAGCATTTGCCACGTTTGAATTTTGGAAGACCCGATATGTTCCCGAGAGAAATATACGCGCGCAACATCCACGTAAAATTGTCGGGAAAAATTGAAGGGATACGTCGTCCACGAAAGTCTCTGAAGGGGTTGAGGGAAAATGCCACATCTTCTCTTTTTGGCATGACGCCAGTCAAGAACGTTTTACCCGAGGCTGTTATTGAAGATAACAAGGGTATGTTTACCCTAATCAAGCTTACAATGATGACCTTCATGGTTTTTTCCGGAACATGGTGTCCAACAATTTCCTACTATTCCAAAACTCCAATCTCATCGACACCCTAAGGAACTAAATGATTCATGGGGGGATAGTTCTGTTATTCCCAATGGTGCCCTCATCAATATGGCATCGGAATGAAAATAAGTCTCAAATACACTTCAACCCTGGTCCATTTCACAGACAATCTCGTACAAACCCGGGACACGGATTACGGAAtcatgaaaaataattgaaatttgaaaagaaaccTGAAATGGGCaaacaagaacaatacGCAGCGAGATAGACTATCAAGACTCCGTCATTTAATCAAGAACCGACATAGACTCGAAAAAGATGGCTTCCCTTTAGCTCCCAAAAGAAACTTCTTTAAGAAGTTGGATCCGCCTTGTAAATTACGTATATCTTTCTCAGATTACCAACGTATCAGACACAAGTAACTTCACCTCGTACAATACTTATTCAATTGCATGAATAAAACCAACAAGTAGTACTGTGACATATATGTGTAACTCCAAACACAATCCATTCTACTCTAGTGCATCACATCCCTGTTTAATATCCTAATTGAAGTTGGTGAAGAGAAGTGTTCATATATTGCTTGATTCGACTCCTCTTTCTCGAAAAATACCCTATTCATTTTCACAAACAATCGCTTACTTTATCAATAGTTTGCTCCTccaataacaaaaaaaaaacaacaacaacatgCATATCACCTTAGGCCAAGCCATTTGGTCCTCAGTGAAACCGATCATCAAGATTTATCTTATCATTGGTACAGGATTCCTTCTATCCAAAATGAATATTCTAACTTCAGAGGCTACAAGAACCATCTCAGACGTCGTCCTTACCATCTTATTACCATGTCTATCATTCAACAAGATTGTCGCAAAcattgaagataatgatatcaaACAAGTCGGTATCATTTGTCTTACTTCAGTCATTTTATTCGCAACAGGTTTAGGGTTTGCCTTCTTAGTGAGAAAATTCTTACCTGTCCCTAAACAATGGTATGGTGGGATCCTGGCAGGTGGGATGTTCCCGAATATCTCTGATTTACCAATCGCTTATATTCAAACTATGGATCAAGGTTTCATTTTCACACCCACGGAGGGGGATAAAGGTGTTGCCAATGTTATCATCTTCTTAGCAATGTTCTTAATTTGTGTCTTCAATTTAGGTGGGTTTAGattgattgaaaatgattttaaatataatgacGAGGAAAATGCTATCATGGaatcagaagaagaagagaatagTAATATAGATGTGGGACAAGAAGATGCAGATTCTCATTCATCCACTTTATCAAAGGGATCTCATGCGAAAACAGAAAGttctgaagatgatgatccTACTCATTTAaatgagaaaaaaaatcatgATGAAAAtcaggaaaaaaataacgGAGATAGTTCTACAAGTAGTACAACTGCTACTCATAGTCAAGTGGGAAATTCGATAGCGGAAAATAACAAGAGTAAAGATTCAATTCCAAAACGTATACATTCAGCTACCATCCCCGAAGagcaagaagaagaaaatgaagatgtaTCTTCTGAAACTTCATCTGTAGTCACTTCGATAGATTCtcatattaataattcttcaatattggACAATATGAACTTTACCAAGAGTCGTCGTACGGCTAGTCAACCTGTTGCTTTCACTTCCAGATCAAGTAGTGTCAGTGGTATGGGAATTCATGCCTATAAGACAACCTCTCATCAATCTATTCGTTCCATAGATCATAGATCATTACCAGCTCAAGATatgaatgatttaattaacGAGTATTCTAATGTTGATCAATTTGGTAATAAAAGAAGTAACACTGCATTGTCACTCGATTCCAATAATGTAAGAAATCCATACGATTCACCAGTAGAACAACCAATTGCAAGAACACAAACTGCGCAatcaagaattgaaaaaattaggtCATCAAATTTAACAAGAATATTAACATCTGACGCAACAGTTAGTAAAAAAGATATAGAAGAATCAGGTTCAAGTTTACCTAAATGGCTTCAAAAATTCCCATTAACTTCATTGATTGTATTTTTCGttaaaaattgtttaaGACCATGTTCCATGGCAGTTATAATAGCTTTAATCATCGCATTTATTCCATGGGTCAAAGCTTTATTCGTTACAACTGCAACAACTCCAAATATAAAACAAGCTCCCGATGAACAACCTGCTTTAAGTTTTATCATGGATTTCACAGCTTACGTTGGGGCAGCTTCAGTCCCATTTGGGTTGATTCTTCTTGGTGCAACCTTAggtaaattgaaaattggtAAATTATATCCAGGGTTTTGGAAATCagcaatattattaatatttttaagaCAATGTATAATGCCAATCTTTGGTGTATTATGGTGTGATCGTTTAGTTAAAGCCGGTTGGGCCACTTGGGAAAAGGATAAAATGTTATTGTTTGTTATCGCCATTACTTGGAATTTACCAACAATGACTactttaatttatttcaCTGCAAGTTATACTCCAGTCGATTGTAAAGAACCAATCCAAATGCAATGTGTGGCATTCTTTTTAATGCTTCAGTATCCATTGATGGCCGTTAGTATGCCATTTTTAGTTTCATACTTCTTGAAAGTGCAAATGAAATTGtgataaaaaaacaacaacatttAAGCTAATCAATCAAGATTGctggaaaaaaaatccaaaaaaaatCCATGAACGGATAGTAATgaataatcaaaattaccataacatttttaaatatatattccaaagcaacagcaacaacatAAACGAAAAACAAGTACCAGCATACCCACTTCTGGGAGGTTACTAGATATTACTTTATAACTATAGAGTGGACTAATAACTACTAATACGTTTATTATCATAACAGTGGTCTTTCCAATTGAAAGGAAGACATCACTGCTTCACTAGAAAATTTTACACACCGAATTTGCATTCCATTAAAGACAAACTATATTCATTACTGATGTGTCTTATAGTtaactattattattttttaatatataacGTTGGAATATATCTGTTTtgatatatagatatatcaCAAATACAAACAACCAACCATTACTTATATACGATAGCAACGATATTTTATGAAAGTTTTAATGCCACtctattattaaatattattacaaaaattcTTAGCTACtctatctatatataaaaaaaagtcCATTATTCTTAATCATTCCTCTGGGATTCAGAGAGTAGATATATAGAAATGTTTTCACCATAATTGATACCGTATTGttctttgatttcaatatcCTGCGATAACCAATTTTCCATCACAATATCTCGGTTCTTTGGCCAATCAGTAAGAGAATAACCCATGCTGCCTCTTGTAGCAACAAACGCACAGAGATCTAACACAACACCGTGTccattcaataattgaGTTACAATTAGAGCAGTTATGTTGGCTAATTTATCTTGAACAGTATCTTTACATTTCACCAAACATACTAATAACCCACCCGCTTTGGAAACAATACACGTAATAATAGAGGGATGAGCTAGCCTCACTGTCTTTTCAAgatcaacaacaaaatgtGTTAAACCCAATACTTCAATAGTTTCATTAATTGCACctaataagaataaaagattcaaattaattaaatctcCTTGTGAATCTGGAACAGAtacatttttaataaatccCAAATCACCAGTTCTCAAATATGTTAATCCATCATCAACAtctttcttgaatttaCTCTTGAATTGTTCTGTAATAAATGGATcctttgataatttattgtTCTCTTCATCACAAATATAATAGTTAAATGCATTACCTTCAGAACAGCACCAAATTTCTCCAAATTCACCATCATAACATTGTAATAATGTCTCTGGGTTTACAACAGATACATCGGTACATACAGGTACTATACCAGAGTCTTGAATCCTAACATATTCACTCTCATCAGTAATTGCTGGATCAACTTCTTTAACGATACCTTCACGTAAGGAAACTGTATCAAGATATAAGTCAACTGGCGGAACATTCAAGTATGATCTTAATGAAATAAGTGAATTGAAATGGTGTTGATATACGTAATTTATTTGAGTGGGACTAACgaaaacattattataCCTTTTCAATAAGTTCTCCACTAAGACAGTTTGAGGTCTATTTATAAATGGtatcatcaaattttgaaCATTTCTTAAGAAATCAGATCTCAAGACAGCTGTCGAAATATTTTTcgacgaagaagaagaagatgaatgaTGTTTCCCATCTTTGGTGTAGGGTAAAGCTCGTATCAAATTGTATGCCTTTTCTAAAATTATTCTGAAAGTTTTCATATCCAAATAAAGGTTCTTGACATTTAGGTTTTGTAATCCGAATAAGAAATCTTTGGGGTCAGTCATAACGTTTGAAATACTGAACAGGTTAGTGGTAGAACCAACATAAATACCTAATAGGCAACTATGAATAAAACCAGGTCCAGTAGTATGGGAACAGAGAGAAAAGATTGGTGCATCAGTCGATAGTTGTAGAGTTTCCTTAAGtattttacaattattCATTAGAATATGGTGAGTCATTGACACATGTAAATTCCTCGTTACACTATATTCTCTAGATATCCAGATAATACACGGATTGGTGTTTGATTTTGAACCTGATTTATAACCATATTTATCTTTCAAGATCGTTTTGAAAATTCGTATCGTTACACCagttttttgttttacTTTAGAGAAAATTGTTATCTTGGGGATGGAAGGTTTGAATCTTTTATAATACTTGTTGACTGTTGGATTATTCTCTAATAGGTTATGTGTTTTAGCATCAATGAACATTCTTTTCACTTTATAGCTTTTTATAATAGTTTTTAGGAATTCAAactcttcttcaatattattttcatcgaAAATGGGTAATGGTATAATAACGAAGTTACAATACATACAAGCCATTACCATTGCAACATATTCAACAGAATTATCACACATGATAATTACACGATCgccatttttcaaaggtACTTTAGAACctacaatttttttcaaaaatgaagCCACGATTAAATCGAATGCTTTCCAAGAAACCTTTTTatggatattattttcattactGTTTATAGTGGcaaatgaagaattacTACCATCAGAAAATGCGAATTCGTTACCATTATTTATAATTCTCCATTCTAAGACTTCCAACACTGTTTTAAAATCtgttaatttcttcaaaggaTTTCTTGGATCTAACGAAGTGTCCCTATAGTCAATCCCAGAAGTTTGCcaaattgaattcatttGGAAATCTGCAATACGAGCTTTATGAATATCTTCCAAACAAGTTCTTCTTAAAGTAGATAATCTTTCAGAAAAGATACTTTCATTAAAATACCCGGAATGTGGTATAAAATCCAAGATAATATTATcgaattgaaatttaacAAATCTAGAATCCAATTCACCATTCAAAAACCTTTTCTCAATGGTACTATTTGCCAATTCCAAAGAACAATACCTTCTAGGTAATGTATCCTTGGGCACCACAAGAATACATGTTGGCTGTATCTTATGGAAAATCCAAAGTATTCTATAAATTTGATCAGTTAAATCATTCATACTTTTCTCAAATAAATCCTTTTGTCTTGAAGATGTTactaataaagatgaatctCCATATGTAGGAGTTAATTTAGCTAGTGAACTTTCCACTACCACGACAAGGAAatgttcttctttattatcattcaattcGAATGCAGCGACTTCGAAGATTGTATTTACTGTTCTCACCACTGTTTCAGTAATTTGTTGAAGGTAATGAGTTTGTACTTCACGTTTCATTGgttttatattttcatcttctctTTCTATATCCTTATTAGAATCAGAATCCATATTGATTGTATCTATagttgaatttgattcatGCTTGGAGGATGAGGTTCTATTCTTCTTAGCTTTATTTAAATCCGAAGTATGAGCCCAATTAGGTAACctaattaatttattttgtaagAACATATCTTCAATCAATGAAAGAACATAAATTTTCCCATTATGAATGAACCCCATCAATTTAGTTCTTAAGAATGATGTATTTGAAGGGCAAACATTCAAGATGGTATCTAATTTTTCCCTCATTACATTAATTTCATCGGGGTTGTTTaatgatgctgatgaaTCGTTTATGAATGAATACattttggaataatttaattttgcCTTAAATACGAAATCGTTAACTTTATccatttgataaaattcATCAGTTAAATTTTTAGAAGAGACCCAAATTTCCCCCACGTTCAAATCAGATACTAATGTATTATCATCTGGATTAACTACACATAGCATTGTGCCTGGTATGGGGAAACCaaaagtttcaaatttggaataatCCTTAAAGGAACTTGATGAGTTGATCATTGCTGTGATACTTGATTCGACGATAttacttttcaatttctccTTATTTACGAATAATTGATCttgtaattgtaatttaGAGTTATGAATG includes the following:
- the NDAI0B04070 gene encoding uncharacterized protein; protein product: MEHNCMYFNSGCNLTGNFMCDQGKAFESAIREGHGKEAITCVTHLSKNLIRNAKGRVIEAFQAATHTLDPQVYGESINELIKKFPENKRNSGNSTFKKLTQSPRSFSRLKRDCPHWEIFTTNPVEQSHSIIKVLKRESLVNMIVNLTSCQISCHNRLFLNPHFQAPPIYLPLLIRPHLS
- the NDAI0B04080 gene encoding uncharacterized protein, which encodes MKVIIVSLIRVNIPLLSSITASGKTFLTGVMPKREDVAFSLNPFRDFRGRRIPSIFPDNFTWMLRAYISLGNISGLPKFKRGKCFPAGFLRHFSVFFPFSLKKLKKKERKSNPRDYPGKANKERVMFKFVIRFRVRKYENFEYIFSTKWNERRPRKKNVLNTDHSH
- the ECM3 gene encoding putative ATPase ECM3 (similar to Saccharomyces cerevisiae YNL095C and ECM3 (YOR092W); ancestral locus Anc_2.192); translated protein: MHITLGQAIWSSVKPIIKIYLIIGTGFLLSKMNILTSEATRTISDVVLTILLPCLSFNKIVANIEDNDIKQVGIICLTSVILFATGLGFAFLVRKFLPVPKQWYGGILAGGMFPNISDLPIAYIQTMDQGFIFTPTEGDKGVANVIIFLAMFLICVFNLGGFRLIENDFKYNDEENAIMESEEEENSNIDVGQEDADSHSSTLSKGSHAKTESSEDDDPTHLNEKKNHDENQEKNNGDSSTSSTTATHSQVGNSIAENNKSKDSIPKRIHSATIPEEQEEENEDVSSETSSVVTSIDSHINNSSILDNMNFTKSRRTASQPVAFTSRSSSVSGMGIHAYKTTSHQSIRSIDHRSLPAQDMNDLINEYSNVDQFGNKRSNTALSLDSNNVRNPYDSPVEQPIARTQTAQSRIEKIRSSNLTRILTSDATVSKKDIEESGSSLPKWLQKFPLTSLIVFFVKNCLRPCSMAVIIALIIAFIPWVKALFVTTATTPNIKQAPDEQPALSFIMDFTAYVGAASVPFGLILLGATLGKLKIGKLYPGFWKSAILLIFLRQCIMPIFGVLWCDRLVKAGWATWEKDKMLLFVIAITWNLPTMTTLIYFTASYTPVDCKEPIQMQCVAFFLMLQYPLMAVSMPFLVSYFLKVQMKL
- the CMR2 gene encoding Cmr2p (similar to Saccharomyces cerevisiae YOR093C; ancestral locus Anc_2.191), whose protein sequence is MDFSIPANLPIELQNRLNELIQDYKEENLTRKGYETKRLQILEQYGIRKTAYQYQSKNGRNSTIKSSSTLRMSPANGNNNNNKNKKDTIYLPGRNQSLYIKNTNISVATQNNNSLNDLSSAIYSPPINTRDSISDMQKSIYRVTTMSSNSSRRHKRKSSTFQLSLPFNSSSHTTSPSLSSSHSNSSHPVDSSCSSKKKIYDPMFPLLPRPIENENESMPNANTPNSNNKTNPVASFGSLPVILRGRFENNNDENAMISLNSKGKETFISWDKLYLRAEKVANELNNSKNKLYKMDKILLWYNKDEIIEFAVAILGCFIAGMVAVPISFETYSLGEIIEIIKLTNSKFILISNECYKQLDNLHSTQNNTKIKLIKNDFFQQINFLKTDDLGTYSKAKKSSPVYDIPNISYIEFTRTPLGRLSGVVMKHKTLITQFQILSKIIDSRAMLHWKKKNHIMRPYDKKPAHRTSSTYTLQNERFIVLNTLDPTRSTGLIFGILFNIFTGNLLISVDTKLIETPGGYESLISTYRADILLNDQLQLKQVAINYLENPELSIAKKKRKIDFSCIKACLTSCNTIDTEVTEMVVHKWLKNLGCLDATLCYSPMLTLLDFGGIFISTRDQLGNLQNFPIHNSKLQLQDQLFVNKEKLKSNIVESSITAMINSSSSFKDYSKFETFGFPIPGTMLCVVNPDDNTLVSDLNVGEIWVSSKNLTDEFYQMDKVNDFVFKAKLNYSKMYSFINDSSASLNNPDEINVMREKLDTILNVCPSNTSFLRTKLMGFIHNGKIYVLSLIEDMFLQNKLIRLPNWAHTSDLNKAKKNRTSSSKHESNSTIDTINMDSDSNKDIEREDENIKPMKREVQTHYLQQITETVVRTVNTIFEVAAFELNDNKEEHFLVVVVESSLAKLTPTYGDSSLLVTSSRQKDLFEKSMNDLTDQIYRILWIFHKIQPTCILVVPKDTLPRRYCSLELANSTIEKRFLNGELDSRFVKFQFDNIILDFIPHSGYFNESIFSERLSTLRRTCLEDIHKARIADFQMNSIWQTSGIDYRDTSLDPRNPLKKLTDFKTVLEVLEWRIINNGNEFAFSDGSNSSFATINSNENNIHKKVSWKAFDLIVASFLKKIVGSKVPLKNGDRVIIMCDNSVEYVAMVMACMYCNFVIIPLPIFDENNIEEEFEFLKTIIKSYKVKRMFIDAKTHNLLENNPTVNKYYKRFKPSIPKITIFSKVKQKTGVTIRIFKTILKDKYGYKSGSKSNTNPCIIWISREYSVTRNLHVSMTHHILMNNCKILKETLQLSTDAPIFSLCSHTTGPGFIHSCLLGIYVGSTTNLFSISNVMTDPKDFLFGLQNLNVKNLYLDMKTFRIILEKAYNLIRALPYTKDGKHHSSSSSSSKNISTAVLRSDFLRNVQNLMIPFINRPQTVLVENLLKRYNNVFVSPTQINYVYQHHFNSLISLRSYLNVPPVDLYLDTVSLREGIVKEVDPAITDESEYVRIQDSGIVPVCTDVSVVNPETLLQCYDGEFGEIWCCSEGNAFNYYICDEENNKLSKDPFITEQFKSKFKKDVDDGLTYLRTGDLGFIKNVSVPDSQGDLINLNLLFLLGAINETIEVLGLTHFVVDLEKTVRLAHPSIITCIVSKAGGLLVCLVKCKDTVQDKLANITALIVTQLLNGHGVVLDLCAFVATRGSMGYSLTDWPKNRDIVMENWLSQDIEIKEQYGINYGENISIYLLSESQRND